One window of the Pseudomonas lurida genome contains the following:
- a CDS encoding CynX/NimT family MFS transporter gives MPLNKSLAGWGLLVVLGLNLRPILSSISPLLGEIRQATGLSFQSSALLTSLPVVCMGLVALVGVRVEAQLGERRGIALGLVMILLACLARWLMGQGSVLLVTALLGGAGVALIQALVPAMIKREFHHRVPVAMGVYSASLMAGGGLAALLSPVAASHFQQWQAGLGVWWLPALAALLLWAWLPLGAAKNPRVAPAFQGLRNRRAWLLALYFGLVNCGYMSMVAWLPAYYQQLGWGVLPSGSLLAFMTIFQVIAALLMPVLAQRGIDRRPLLWISLLAQTIGYLGLLLAPLQFPHLWVALCGFGLGACFALSLLLTLDHHRDPRQAGQLAAFVQGVGFLINAISPWLTGWLRELTGSFVSAWVVLTVTAVAMLVVTRVFSPASYRTAPAL, from the coding sequence ATGCCCCTGAATAAATCCCTCGCTGGCTGGGGCCTGCTGGTGGTCCTGGGACTTAACCTGCGCCCTATCCTCAGTTCCATCAGCCCGTTGCTCGGCGAGATACGCCAGGCCACCGGCCTGAGCTTCCAGAGCAGTGCACTGCTCACCAGCTTGCCGGTGGTGTGCATGGGCCTGGTGGCGCTGGTGGGCGTGCGCGTTGAAGCGCAGTTGGGTGAGCGACGAGGCATCGCCCTGGGCCTGGTGATGATTCTGCTGGCGTGCCTGGCTCGCTGGCTGATGGGCCAAGGCTCCGTCTTGCTGGTCACGGCCTTGCTCGGCGGTGCCGGCGTAGCGCTGATCCAGGCGTTGGTGCCGGCGATGATCAAGCGTGAGTTCCATCACCGCGTGCCAGTGGCAATGGGTGTGTATTCGGCGTCGTTGATGGCCGGTGGCGGCCTGGCGGCCCTGCTCAGCCCGGTGGCGGCCAGCCACTTCCAGCAATGGCAAGCCGGGCTCGGCGTGTGGTGGTTGCCAGCATTGGCGGCGTTGCTGCTGTGGGCCTGGTTGCCGCTGGGCGCGGCGAAAAACCCACGGGTAGCGCCTGCATTCCAGGGCCTGCGCAACCGCCGCGCCTGGCTGCTGGCGCTGTACTTCGGGCTGGTCAATTGCGGCTATATGAGCATGGTGGCGTGGTTGCCGGCGTACTACCAGCAATTGGGCTGGGGGGTACTGCCCAGTGGTTCATTGCTGGCCTTCATGACCATCTTCCAGGTGATCGCCGCGCTGTTGATGCCGGTGTTGGCGCAACGCGGGATCGACCGCCGGCCATTGCTGTGGATCAGCCTGCTGGCCCAGACCATCGGCTATCTCGGCCTGCTGCTCGCGCCGTTGCAGTTTCCCCACCTGTGGGTGGCGCTGTGCGGCTTCGGCCTGGGGGCGTGTTTTGCCCTGAGCCTGCTGCTGACCCTGGACCATCACCGCGACCCTCGCCAAGCCGGGCAACTGGCGGCCTTCGTCCAGGGCGTAGGCTTTTTGATCAATGCGATTTCGCCATGGCTGACCGGCTGGCTGCGTGAACTCACCGGCAGCTTTGTCAGCGCCTGGGTGGTACTCACGGTGACGGCGGTCGCGATGCTGGTGGTGACACGGGTGTTCAGCCCCGCCTCCTATCGCACGGCGCCTGCTCTATAG
- a CDS encoding nucleoside deaminase gives MTDDHLHLQRAIRLAQANVAHGGRPFGAVLTRNGEVLVDAVNEIHLTQDPTAHAELLAIRAASKLLGARLDGCVIYASGQPCPMCLSAMYLCGVERVVFAASNAMAEPFGLSTAAIGQQVGLPLSEQRLNIQHLPDAAMTALYREWKTLHAPE, from the coding sequence ATGACCGACGATCACCTGCACCTGCAACGCGCCATCCGACTGGCCCAGGCCAATGTCGCCCATGGTGGCCGGCCGTTTGGCGCAGTGTTGACGCGCAACGGCGAAGTGCTGGTGGACGCCGTGAATGAAATCCACCTGACCCAGGACCCCACCGCCCACGCCGAGCTGCTGGCGATCCGTGCGGCGAGCAAGCTGCTCGGGGCGCGCCTGGACGGCTGTGTGATCTATGCCAGCGGCCAACCCTGCCCGATGTGCCTGAGCGCCATGTACCTGTGCGGCGTGGAGCGGGTAGTGTTTGCCGCCAGCAACGCCATGGCCGAGCCGTTTGGCCTGTCAACGGCGGCGATCGGTCAGCAAGTAGGGCTGCCATTGAGCGAACAACGCCTGAACATCCAGCATCTGCCCGACGCGGCCATGACCGCCCTGTATCGCGAGTGGAAAACCCTGCATGCCCCTGAATAA
- a CDS encoding LysR family transcriptional regulator yields the protein MFDPVLLRSFVAVVDCGNFTRAAERLHLTQSTVSQQIRRLEEAVACQLLDRDQRRVVATAEGERLLAYARRILALHEEAADVLINQQSDGVLRLGVPEDFAAERLMPLLSSFVLAYPRVRLEVTSGLGPELQRQYRSGEFDVLLVKQMGDSDDCVASWPEPLCWVDSRSTPSLGRDPLPLVAFPVGGLYRNEMLQHLEVGGWRWRIGYSSASLASVCSAVAAGLGISLLPRRVVQPGHVVLGPDSGLPKVQGVRLALYGRSGLGAAGQTLQRQLLDLCANSPA from the coding sequence ATGTTCGATCCCGTGTTGTTGCGCAGCTTTGTTGCCGTGGTGGATTGCGGCAATTTCACCCGCGCCGCCGAGCGCTTGCACTTGACCCAGTCCACCGTCAGCCAGCAGATCCGCCGTCTGGAGGAGGCGGTGGCGTGCCAGTTACTGGACCGTGACCAGCGTCGCGTGGTCGCCACGGCCGAGGGCGAGCGGTTGCTGGCTTATGCGCGGCGCATCCTCGCACTGCATGAAGAGGCTGCCGATGTATTGATCAACCAGCAAAGCGATGGCGTGTTGCGCCTCGGCGTGCCGGAAGACTTTGCCGCCGAACGCTTGATGCCTCTGCTTTCGTCTTTTGTGCTGGCCTATCCGCGGGTGCGCCTGGAGGTCACCAGTGGCCTTGGTCCGGAGTTGCAGCGCCAGTATCGCAGCGGTGAGTTCGATGTACTGCTGGTCAAGCAGATGGGCGACAGCGATGACTGCGTGGCCTCGTGGCCGGAGCCGTTGTGCTGGGTCGACAGCCGCAGCACGCCGTCCCTGGGCCGCGACCCTTTGCCGTTGGTGGCCTTCCCGGTGGGTGGCCTGTACCGCAATGAAATGCTCCAGCACCTGGAAGTGGGTGGCTGGCGTTGGCGCATCGGTTACTCCAGCGCGAGCCTGGCCAGTGTGTGTTCAGCGGTGGCGGCGGGATTGGGCATCAGTTTGCTGCCCCGCCGAGTCGTGCAGCCGGGGCATGTGGTGCTGGGCCCGGACAGCGGTTTGCCGAAGGTCCAAGGTGTACGGTTAGCGTTGTATGGGCGCAGCGGTCTGGGCGCGGCGGGGCAGACATTACAGCGCCAATTGCTCGATTTGTGCGCAAACAGCCCTGCCTGA
- a CDS encoding energy transducer TonB: MGNVQTAAGAHEAQWRQAPSGELVDLGRAHRAPLGQLRTQKTPKRFSSRREGILLGLLVLALHGAVIYWVSQKPTPVLPIVPPEIPPMTIEFAQPAPPVVEPPPPVPPPPPPPVVEPPPPVVDELAAKPAPPKPIPKPKPKPVPKPEPKPAPKPIEQPPAPPTPAPPAPPAPPAPAPVTPASANAAYLKNPAPEYPSLAQRRGWEGTVLLRVKVLASGKPGEIQVQKSSGRQQLDDAALAAVKRWSFVPAKQGDVAQDGWVSVPIDFKIH; the protein is encoded by the coding sequence ATGGGCAATGTCCAGACCGCCGCCGGTGCACACGAGGCGCAATGGCGCCAGGCACCGAGTGGTGAGTTGGTCGACCTTGGCCGGGCGCACCGCGCGCCGTTGGGGCAACTGCGAACGCAGAAGACGCCAAAGCGTTTCTCAAGCCGTCGCGAAGGGATCCTGCTCGGTCTGCTGGTGCTGGCACTGCACGGTGCGGTGATCTACTGGGTGAGCCAGAAGCCCACCCCGGTGCTGCCGATCGTGCCGCCTGAAATCCCGCCGATGACCATCGAATTTGCCCAGCCAGCGCCGCCGGTGGTGGAACCTCCACCGCCTGTGCCGCCACCCCCACCGCCGCCGGTGGTCGAGCCACCGCCGCCGGTCGTGGATGAGTTGGCTGCCAAGCCGGCGCCGCCCAAGCCGATTCCAAAACCCAAGCCCAAGCCGGTCCCAAAACCTGAGCCCAAGCCTGCACCGAAGCCGATCGAGCAGCCGCCTGCGCCACCGACACCTGCGCCGCCTGCGCCCCCAGCTCCACCTGCGCCGGCTCCGGTAACGCCGGCTTCGGCCAACGCCGCGTACCTGAAGAACCCGGCGCCGGAGTACCCGTCACTGGCCCAGCGTCGCGGTTGGGAAGGCACGGTGTTGTTGCGGGTGAAGGTACTGGCCAGCGGCAAGCCGGGCGAGATCCAGGTCCAGAAGAGCAGCGGTCGCCAGCAACTCGATGACGCCGCACTGGCCGCCGTGAAGCGTTGGAGCTTCGTGCCTGCCAAGCAAGGCGATGTGGCCCAGGACGGCTGGGTCAGCGTACCGATCGATTTCAAGATTCACTAA
- a CDS encoding MotA/TolQ/ExbB proton channel family protein: MALASPLESIESAVIWLLVVFSVATWGLALLKGVQFGRLKAQDRKFHKQFWAASSLDSAAELAETQPGAAARVAQAGYAAIQVGEAPHAADLSQAINHQDRLERALRQQIVRERRSLETGLAVVASIGSTSPFIGLFGTVWGIMEALKGISAAGSASLETVAGPIGAALVATGVGIAVAVPAVLVYNYFLRRLKLTAADLDDFAHDFYSLAQKNAFRVLLHPALTKNATGNPQKVKEAS; the protein is encoded by the coding sequence ATGGCATTAGCATCTCCACTTGAATCCATCGAAAGCGCGGTGATCTGGCTGCTGGTGGTTTTTTCGGTCGCGACCTGGGGCCTGGCCCTGCTCAAGGGTGTGCAGTTCGGTCGCCTCAAGGCGCAGGATCGCAAGTTCCATAAACAGTTCTGGGCGGCCTCGAGTCTCGACTCTGCCGCCGAGTTAGCCGAAACGCAGCCAGGCGCTGCGGCGCGTGTCGCCCAGGCCGGCTATGCCGCGATCCAGGTTGGCGAGGCACCCCACGCCGCCGACCTGAGCCAGGCGATCAACCATCAAGACCGCCTCGAACGTGCCCTGCGCCAGCAAATCGTGCGTGAGCGCCGCTCACTGGAAACCGGCCTGGCCGTGGTCGCCAGTATCGGCAGCACCTCGCCGTTTATCGGCCTGTTCGGCACCGTGTGGGGCATCATGGAAGCGCTCAAGGGCATCAGCGCCGCCGGTTCCGCCAGCCTGGAAACCGTGGCCGGCCCGATCGGTGCGGCACTGGTCGCAACGGGCGTCGGCATCGCCGTCGCGGTCCCGGCGGTGCTGGTCTACAACTACTTCCTGCGTCGCTTGAAGCTGACGGCTGCAGACCTGGACGACTTCGCCCACGACTTCTACAGCCTGGCGCAGAAGAACGCGTTCCGCGTGCTGTTGCACCCGGCCCTGACCAAGAATGCGACCGGCAACCCGCAGAAAGTGAAGGAGGCATCCTGA
- a CDS encoding ExbD/TolR family protein codes for MAFSTQDSDEVLSEINVTPLVDVMLVLLVVFIVTAPLLTNAIPINLPKTEAVAPVEQKDPLVVSIDGAGKLFINKDEIQPDLLEFNLQAAKAKDPDVRVQLQADDGVNYGEVARAMASIERAGITKLSVITAR; via the coding sequence ATGGCCTTCTCCACCCAAGACAGCGATGAGGTGCTGAGCGAGATCAACGTGACGCCGCTGGTGGACGTGATGCTGGTACTGCTGGTGGTGTTTATCGTCACCGCGCCGCTGCTGACCAACGCGATTCCGATCAACCTGCCCAAGACCGAGGCCGTGGCTCCGGTCGAGCAGAAGGACCCGCTGGTGGTGAGCATCGACGGCGCCGGCAAACTGTTTATCAACAAGGACGAAATCCAGCCGGACCTGCTGGAATTCAACCTGCAGGCGGCCAAGGCCAAGGACCCCGATGTGCGGGTGCAACTGCAGGCTGACGATGGAGTGAACTACGGCGAAGTGGCGCGAGCCATGGCGTCTATCGAGCGCGCGGGCATTACCAAGTTGTCGGTGATTACCGCACGTTAG